A window from Cyprinus carpio isolate SPL01 chromosome A11, ASM1834038v1, whole genome shotgun sequence encodes these proteins:
- the LOC109097003 gene encoding sperm acrosome membrane-associated protein 4-like: protein MALQIISVVLFTVFFSEALTLKCYSCSTPVPPETCTETANCNSQSTQCSSITYNGTVVKSCSASCGILSVNVEQFLMTSRCCNSDLCNITTDLSNGMKCYTCSATNCLNTLACKGDESQCITATAELVGTNTTLKGCASKSVCDNSALLQQQMPNIRNVSCCVGHLCNNGQSLTQGALLLLVAILPLLFSF, encoded by the exons ATGGCACTACAAATCATCTCTGTGGTTCttttcactgtgtttttctcTGAAG CTCTGACACTGAAATGTTACAGCTGTAGCACACCAGTTCCACCTGAAACATGCACAGAAACTGCAAACTGTAATTCTCAGAGTACACAGTGCAGCTCCATCACATACA ATGGCACTGTTGTTAAGAGTTGCAGTGCCTCGTGTGGTATTTTGAGTGTAAATGTTGAACAGTTCCTAATGACCTCCCGGTGTTGTAATTCAGATCTCTGCAACATTACTACAG ACTTATCTAACGGAATGAAGTGTTACACCTGCAGTGCCACAAACTGCTTAAACACTCTGGCTTGTAAAGGTGATGAGAGTCAGTGCATCACTGCAACAG CTGAACTTGTTGGCACCAACACCACTTTGAAAGGATGTGCAAGCAAATCTGTCTGTGATAACAGTGCACTATTACAACAACAGATGCCAAATATCAGGAATGTTTCATGTTGTGTTGGACACCTATGTAACAATGGCCAGAGTCTGACACAGggagctctgctgctgctggtagCAATACTTCCcctccttttttctttctga
- the LOC109097004 gene encoding macrophage-stimulating protein receptor-like, with product MPAGGNRNTLQPFFHPGVDMVQWATRLVTCVWIQALMSSALDTCSPTAPIAVDFSVPYPMPYFQTRNSIQNIVTNSLFQEVYVASQNVIEAVNITLGKLWELRTGPVGSPECEICDLCEIARDPYHEDTDNEVLLLDTFLMYLYSCGSSQYGVCYFHQLHENGKPPGPSKCLFRKKFNSPQFCPDCIASPLGTKVSMVEEGQTVYFFVAATVNNSVTQKYGRMSISVRRPVATEDGFYTDVRGLTVLPALRQTYSIEYIYSFYTQDFVYFLSVQREKTDLDSSPFQTRLGRLPRHEWEMRRYREIVLECRFEPKRRRRSNGSEPFKDVVYNVVQAAHFGKAGRELADELGAEEEDDILYGVFAVTDDSGVPEHDSALCAFPMDTVNTAIDDGVEDCCKSGPEQLSRGLCHFQPCESCPHESMEHNMTCRDQPTLVSKPYYRVDLFNRQMKGVLLTSLLVTSIENKTVAHIGTSDGRLLQLVLRRSSPVIFANYSLVENQKVSSTAAVLSPDHLLFVVGDKMIQVPQRGPGCRHFLTCAMCLIAPEFMGCGWCSGLCTWASECRTHWRNESCPPGITEFFPKTAPPDGQSEMTLCGWEFQSPLRPTITTRTHEVKLGETACVVQPHKSNSTHLLCKIRSGATEPLFKTVNVTAKVHEGRVEGRYSIEGSAEMPGFTFVVIIPNITEVQPDYGPVNGGTLITITGPYLDSGKNRKVTLDGETCPIQSVSVVKGNLSSIICLSQPVTEVKDVVLRVYVDKSRVVTTKVFRYKKTPEILAVLPDCSFDSGSRIIIEGRNLDSVYRTVIYFKPKESHLKPVSTECRGKAKPTRMECITPVFHRDETEEGELSFDMDGVLGLWKQDFSYHPYGRPIPFETDGHILRLYPGFDEVSLHHQKLNLVSSCMSIMMTVGDVDCGAKVLDNEITCRIPNNLTIPSEGLPVKVTVNGYTHNVGTVILVSNHYMVGVVLGILAALVTGAVMAFIVLKHLRKQKKASLAENRLSYFSHSRSRNNSVDLCPLGDYRRELPLTTITAPTGAVAFPGLAYTGTLDTTLTPLMPPEKISISSFRPELLEEVKDVLIPASMLKVHHHQIIGKGHFGTVYHGYLTDHNNREIHCAVKSLNRITDVDEVEQFLKEGILMKGFHHSNVLSLLGILLPEEGLPLVVLPYMKHGDLRHFIRCEKRNPTVKDLIGFGLQVAKGMEYLAQKKFVHRDLAARNCMLDESYTVKVADFGMARDVLEKEYYSVQDHRKAKLPVKWMAIESLQTQKFTTKSDVWSFGVLMWEMLTRGASPYPEVDPYDVTHYLLKGRRLPQPQYCPDPLFTIMLQCWDPDPERRPTFSTLVSAVMSILSSLEGEHYISLKVTYVNLDQPRPYPALTDSADEYDSSDADDAGSVSS from the exons ATGCCAGCTGGAGGTAACCGCAACACACTACAGCCATTTTTTCACCCTGGAGTGGACATGGTCCAATGGGCCACTCGTCTGGTGACATGTGTCTGGATACAGGCTCTTATGTCTTCTGCATTAGACACTTGTTCCCCAACAGCTCCCATCGCCGTGGACTTCTCAGTGCCGTACCCCATGCCTTACTTTCAGACCCGCAACTCCATCCAGAACATAGTTACCAACTCCCTTTTCCAAGAGGTCTATGTGGCCTCTCAGAATGTTATTGAGGCGGTGAACATCACTCTAGGTAAACTTTGGGAACTCCGTACGGGACCCGTTGGCAGTCCGGAGTGTGAGATATGCGATTTGTGTGAGATCGCAAGAGATCCCTACCACGAGGACACAGACAATGAGGTGTTGCTCCTAGACACGTTCTTGATGTACTTGTACTCGTGTGGAAGCTCCCAGTATGGAGTTTGCTATTTCCATCAACTCCATGAAAATGGAAAGCCTCCTGGGCCTTCAAAGTGTTTATTCCGGAAGAAGTTTAACTCTCCACAGTTCTGCCCGGATTGCATCGCTAGTCCTTTGGGAACTAAAGTCTCCATGGTGGAAGAGGGCCAAACGGTGTACTTCTTTGTCGCAGCAACAGTGAACAACAGCGTGACACAAAAATATGGTCGCATGTCCATTTCCGTACGCCGACCGGTTGCGACTGAGGACGGTTTTTACACCGATGTCAGAGGGTTGACAGTGTTGCCTGCTCTACGTCAGACGTACAGTATTGAGTACATCTACAGCTTCTACACCCAGGACTTTGTCTACTTCTTGTCTGTCCAACGAGAGAAAACGGACTTGGACTCGTCGCCCTTTCAGACAAGACTAGGCCGTCTGCCACGCCACGAGTGGGAAATGAGACGCTACCGTGAAATTGTTTTAGAATGCCGCTTTGAACCCAAAAGGCGAAGGAGAAGCAATGGCAGTGAACCCTTCAAAGATGTGGTCTACAACGTGGTTCAAGCGGCCCACTTTGGCAAGGCCGGACGGGAGCTCGCCGATGAGCTTGGTGCTGAAGAAGAGGATGATATCTTATATGGCGTATTTGCTGTAACCGATGACTCGGGCGTACCTGAACACGATTCAGCACTTTGTGCATTTCCGATGGATACAGTAAACACGGCAATAGACGATGGAGTGGAGGACTGTTGCAAGTCGGGACCAGAGCAGCTTTCCAGAGGCCTTTGCCATTTTCAGCCCTGTGAGAGCTGCCCACACGAG AGCATGGAGCACAATATGACCTGCAGAGATCAGCCCACCCTGGTGTCTAAGCCATACTACAGAGTCGACCTCTTCAACAGACAGATGAAAGGCGTTCTGCTCACCTCACTGCTGGTCACCAGCATTGAGAACAAGACAGTGGCTCATATAGGCACATCAGATGGGAGATTACTGCAG CTTGTCCTGAGAAGATCTAGCCCCGTCATTTTTGCTAATTACTCCCTTGTAGAGAACCAGAAGGTGTCGTCTACCGCAGCAGTTCTCTCGCCGGACCATCTACTGTTTGTGGTTGGAGATAAG ATGATTCAGGTGCCTCAGAGGGGTCCGGGTTGTCGGCACTTCCTCACATGCGCCATGTGCCTGATCGCACCAGAGTTCATGGGATGTGGCTGGTGCTCAGGTCTGTGCACCTGGGCTTCTGAGTGCAGGACACACTGGAGAAATGAGTCATGTCCACCCGGCATCACAGAG TTTTTCCCCAAAACAGCACCCCCTGATGGTCAGAGTGAGATGACTCTGTGTGGATGGGAGTTTCAGTCGCCTTTGCGACCCACTATCACGACCAGAACCCATGAGGTGAAGCTGGGTGAAACCGCCTGCGTGGTCCAGCCTCACAAAAGCAACAGCACACA CTTGTTGTGTAAGATCCGTTCTGGGGCAACAGAGCCACTTTTTAAAACAGTGAACGTCACAGCTAAAGTGCACGAGGGCCGAGTGGAGGGCCGATATTCCATTGAAGGAAGTGCCGAGATGCCCGGATTCACCTTTGTGGTAATTA TCCCAAACATCACTGAAGTCCAGCCTGACTATGGACCTGTGAATGGAGGAACACTCATCACCATCACAGGCCCGTATCTGGACTCTGGGAAGAACAGGAAAGTTACACTTGATGGAGAAACATGTCCAATCcaaag TGTATCTGTGGTAAAAGGAAACCTGTCCTCCATCATATGTCTGTCTCAGCCTGTGACAGAGGTGAAAGACGTGGTGCTACGTGTCTACGTAGATAAGTCCCGTGTGGTGACCACTAAAGTGTTCCGGTACAAGAAGACACCTGAGATTCTTGCTGTGCTGCCCGATTGCAGCTTTGACAG TGGGTCAAGAATCATCATTGAAGGCCGAAATCTGGACTCTGTCTACAGAACTGTCATCTACTTTAAACCCAAAGAAAGCCACCTGAAACCTGTTTCCACT GAGTGCAGAGGTAAAGCCAAACCCACCCGTATGGAGTGCATCACTCCGGTCTTCCATCGAGACGAGACAGAAGAGGGCGAGCTCTCATTTGACATGGATGGAGTGCTCGGCCTGTGGAAACAAGACTTCTCCTACCACCCCTATGGCAGACCCATCCCTTTTGAGACTGATGGTCACATACTGAGACTCTACCCTGGGTTTGATGAAGTGTCCTTGCAT CACCAAAAGTTGAACCTCGTGAGTTCCTGCATGTCAATCATGATGACAGTTGGAGATGTTGACTGTGGGGCTAAAGTTTTAGATAATGAGATCACATGCAGGATCCCTAATAATCTCACCATTCCCAGTGAGGGTTTACCTGTGAAG GTAACAGTTAATGGGTACACACACAATGTTGGCACCGTAATCTTGGTCAGTAACCACTATATGGTGGGTGTTGTGCTTGGCATACTGGCAGCTCTGGTCACGGGTGCAGTTATGGCCTTTATTGTACTGAAACAcctgagaaaacagaaaaaag CTTCGCTGGCAGAAAATCGTCTTTCTTACTTTTCTCATAGTCGTTCACGTAATAATAGTGTGGATTTATGTCCCTTAGGAGACTACAGACGTG AACTGCCCCTCACAACCATCACTGCACCTACTGGGGCCGTGGCGTTCCCCGGCCTGGCCTACACAGGTACCCTGGACACAACCCTGACCCCTCTCATGCCCCCAGAGAAGATCTCCATCAGCAGTTTCCGCCCGGAGCTGCTGGAGGAGGTCAAGGATGTGCTGATCCCAGCCTCCATGCTCAAAGTTCACCACCACCAGATCATAGGAAAAg gacaTTTTGGGACAGTTTACCATGGTTACCTCACTGACCACAACAACAGAGAAATCCATTGTGCTGTGAAATCTCTTAACA GAATAACTGATGTGGATGAGGTGGAGCAGTTTCTGAAAGAGGGCATTCTGATGAAGGGATTTCATCACAGTAATGTTCTCTCTCTGCTGGGTATCCTGCTTCCTGAAGAGGGACTTCCCTTGGTGGTCTTACCTTACATGAAACACGGAGACTTGCGTCACTTCATTCGCTGTGAGAAGAGG AATCCAACAGTTAAGGATTTGATTGGCTTCGGGCTCCAAGTTGCTAAAGGAATGGAATATCTGGCACAAAAGAAATTTGTACACCGGGATCTGGCAGCACGCAATTGCAT GCTTGATGAATCCTACACTGTAAAGGTGGCAGACTTTGGAATGGCCAGAGATGTGCTGGAGAAGGAGTACTACAGCGTCCAGGACCACAGGAAAGCCAAATTACCCGTTAAATGGATGGCCATTGAGAGCCTGCAGACGCAGAAGTTCACGACCAAGTCAGATGTG TGGTCTTTTGGGGTTCTAATGTGGGAGATGCTCACACGAGGAGCAAGTCCGTACCCTGAAGTTGACCCATATGATGTCACACATTACCTCCTGAAGGGCCGACGGCTGCCTCAGCCACAATATTGTCCAGATCCGTT ATTCACCATTATGTTACAGTGTTGGGACCCCGACCCTGAGAGGAGACCAACCTTCTCCACACTAGTGTCCGCTGTGATGAGTATTCTGTCTAGCCTGGAGGGAGAGCACTACATCAGTCTGAAGGTCACATACGTCAATCTGGACCAGCCCCGCCCTTACCCTGCCCTAACAGACTCTGCCGATGAATATGATTCATCAGATGCCGATGATGCAGGCTCAGTCTCTAGCTGA
- the LOC109097002 gene encoding protein SAND-like: protein MMAADVHNKGAVWEVKNGNLVPSDRLRQDRSYSPTPGLVEGTEPGAGQEGAMFVHAQSFEDLTADSEPNTDDKSAEVGSSNLENAQEEALEGGEEEVQEQGLVIEQEEGGKEEVRNSNKPKEEDVTSETWRSHRKHMFVLSEAGKPIYTRYGTEEALSSIMGVMMLLMSFVEDKKNIIRSIHADGYRVVFLRKSPIILVGVSRTNCSDRELTRELHYVYYQIVSLLTLTQLNHVFQHRQSYDLRRLLAGSEHLTDNLLRLLDQDPGLLLSAVMCLPLASSARDMVSSSLQAARAKNLVFSILLAGNRLVTLVRKKDQFLHHMDLHLLFNLVGSSSSFREGEGWTPICLPKFNPAGFFHAHISYLEPASDLCLILVSTDREDFFNLSDCKKRFLERLRKRSAYQSLQEALNTPSYPVSQVGIPELRHFVYKSKSSGLYTSPDLPTPYQGEEEHERLMGLYQYMHSCLHHPTRPLRYIYRCTETENLYALVTSGFELYLCFSPLGTKGLAMSAVNKLLRWIRKEEDRLFILSPLTY, encoded by the exons ATGATGGCGGCAGATGTCCACAATAAGGGTGCAGTCTGGGAGGTTAAAAATGGCAACTTGGTGCCATCAGATCGACTCCGGCAGGACCGATCGTATAGTCCGACCCCAGGGCTGGTGGAGGGGACAGAGCCAG GTGCTGGACAGGAGGGCGCCATGTTCGTTCATGCCCAGTCTTTTGAGGACTTGACTGCTGACAGCGAGCCCAACACCGATGATAAATCTGCAGAGGTTGGCAGCTCAAATCTAGAGAATGCTCAAGAAGAGGCTCTGGAAGGAGGTGAGGAGGAGGTGCAGGAGCAAGGTTTAGTGATTGAACAGGAGGAAGGAGGGAAAGAGGAGGTTCGGAACAGCAACAAGCCAAAAGAGGAGGATGTGACAAGTGAAACTTGGCGGAGTCACAGGAAGCATATGTTTGTCTTGAGTGAGGCAGGGAAACCCATCTATACACGCTACGGAACAGAGGAAGCGCTCTCCAGCATCATGGGAGTCATGATGTTACTCATGTCATTTGTAGAGGATAAGAAGAACATCATACGCTCCATCCATGCAG atggCTACAGGGTGGTATTCCTGCGGAAAAGCCCTATCATCCTTGTGGGAGTCTCTCGCACTAACTGCTCCGACCGGGAATTGACACGAGAGCTTCATTACGTGTACTACCAGATTGTTAGCTTGCTCACCCTCACGCAGCTGAACCACGTCTTCCAGCATCGGCAGAGCTACGACCTGCGCCGCCTACTGGCTGGATCAGAACATCTCACCGACAACCTTCTGCGGCTCCTCGATCAAGATCCAGGCCTGCTGCTGAGTGCCGTGATGTGCCTGCCTCTGGCCAGTTCGGCCCGTGACATGGTCTCCTCCAGCTTGCAGGCTGCTAGAGCCAAGAACCTGGTATTCTCCATCCTGCTAGCAGGAAACAGGCTGGTGACGCTTGTGCGCAAGAAGGACCAGTTTCTGCACCACATGGACCTGCACTTGCTCTTCAACTTGGTCGGCTCTTCGTCCTCCTTCAGAGAAGGTGAAGGGTGGACACCCATATGTCTGCCCAAGTTTAACCCAGCTGGATTTTTCCACGCACATATTTCTTACCTGGAACCGGCCTCGGATCTGTGTCTCATCCTGGTGTCCACAGATCGTGAGGATTTCTTTAACCTCTCCGACTGTAAGAAGCGGTTCCTAGAGCGCTTGCGCAAACGCAGTGCATATCAGTCCCTGCAGGAAGCACTGAACACACCAAGTTATCCTGTTTCACAGGTTGGCATACCTGAGCTGCGACACTTTGTGTACAAGTCTAAAAGCTCTGGGCTCTATACAAG CCCTGACCTTCCAACTCCATACCAGGGAGAAGAGGAGCACGAGAGGCTGATGGGATTGTACCAGTACATGCACAGCTGCCTACATCACCCCACACGCCCCCTGCGCTACATCTACCGCTGCACTGAGACTGAGAACCTTTATGCCTTG GTAACAAGTGGGTTTGAGCTCTACCTCTGCTTCAGTCCTCTGGGAACAAAGGGTCTGGCTATGTCTGCTGTCAACAAACTCTTGAGGTGGATCAGGAAAGAGGAGGACCGTCTGTTCATACTCAGTCCCTTGACATACTGA